A window of the Phycicoccus sp. M110.8 genome harbors these coding sequences:
- a CDS encoding glycosyltransferase family 4 protein — translation MSRRRSSGSARPRVLVIVQNLPVPFDRRVWLECQSLTGAGYDVTVVCPQGHGTGAAQVVDGVRILAYRPYAPGGGALGFITEYAYSFLATARLALRARRSGAFRVVQACNPPDIFWPLAWALRVLDGTRFVFDHHDLCPELFESRFPTGRRAFLRGLLFLERMTFRTADRITSTNESYAAIATSRGGKPPERVTVVRTGPDPEKLRRREAEPELRRGHDHLVAYLGVMGPQDGVDVALQAADIVVNRLGRTDIGFCLMGGGDCWADLVAERNRLGLEDHVEMPGRVPDDFVVSVFSTAEVGLSPDPLNPLNDVSTMNKTMEYMSFGLPVVAFDLHETRVSAQDAARYVQPGDVEAYARAIVELVDDPATRAEMGRYGRERVETQLAWEHQRGGYLAVFDDLSGRTRSASAGPARSARSTAAGRPRVGSGA, via the coding sequence GTGAGCCGACGTCGCAGCAGCGGCTCGGCGCGGCCCCGCGTCCTGGTCATCGTCCAGAACCTCCCCGTGCCGTTCGACCGCCGGGTCTGGCTCGAGTGCCAGTCGCTCACCGGGGCCGGCTACGACGTGACGGTCGTCTGCCCGCAGGGCCACGGCACCGGCGCCGCGCAGGTCGTCGACGGCGTGCGCATCCTCGCCTACCGCCCCTACGCCCCGGGCGGGGGAGCGCTGGGCTTCATCACCGAGTACGCCTACTCTTTCCTCGCCACCGCGCGCCTGGCCCTGCGCGCCCGTCGCAGCGGCGCGTTCCGCGTCGTCCAGGCGTGCAACCCGCCGGACATCTTCTGGCCGCTGGCGTGGGCCCTGCGCGTCCTCGACGGGACGCGCTTCGTCTTCGACCACCACGACCTGTGCCCCGAGCTGTTCGAGTCGCGCTTCCCGACGGGCCGGCGCGCGTTCCTGCGCGGCCTGCTCTTCCTGGAGCGGATGACGTTCCGGACCGCCGACCGGATCACCTCCACCAACGAGTCGTATGCCGCGATCGCCACGTCCCGGGGCGGCAAGCCGCCGGAGCGGGTCACCGTGGTGCGGACCGGGCCGGACCCGGAGAAGCTGCGTCGCCGCGAGGCCGAGCCGGAGCTGCGGCGCGGCCACGACCACCTCGTCGCCTACCTCGGGGTCATGGGCCCCCAGGACGGTGTAGACGTGGCCCTGCAGGCGGCCGACATCGTCGTCAACCGGCTGGGGCGCACCGACATCGGCTTCTGCCTCATGGGTGGCGGCGACTGCTGGGCCGACCTGGTCGCCGAGCGGAACCGGCTGGGCCTGGAGGACCACGTCGAGATGCCCGGGCGCGTCCCGGACGACTTCGTCGTCTCCGTCTTCTCCACCGCCGAGGTCGGCCTGTCACCCGACCCGCTCAACCCGTTGAACGACGTCTCCACGATGAACAAGACGATGGAGTACATGTCGTTCGGCCTGCCGGTCGTGGCCTTCGACCTGCACGAGACGCGCGTGTCGGCCCAGGACGCCGCCCGCTACGTCCAGCCCGGTGACGTCGAGGCGTACGCCCGTGCCATCGTCGAGCTCGTCGACGACCCGGCCACCCGGGCGGAGATGGGCCGGTACGGCCGCGAGCGCGTGGAGACCCAGCTCGCCTGGGAGCACCAGCGGGGCGGCTACCTCGCGGTCTTCGACGACCTCAGCGGGCGGACCCGGTCCGCGTCCGCCGGGCCGGCGCGGTCCGCCCGGTCGACGGCGGCCGGACGCCCACGGGTGGGGTCGGGGGCCTAG
- a CDS encoding nucleotide sugar dehydrogenase: MKVAVFGLGYVGTVTAAGLASRGHDVVGVDVDTMKVEAIASGHSPVVEPGIDELVRDAVAAGRLQATTDARLAVEGADVSLVCVGTPSSPRGDTDLTYISRAVTDLREAMEVASPPASGMHSVVVRSTVPPGTVAGVVAPVFDGELPDGWDVGTAMCPEFLREGCGVEDFFAPPFVVVGTADTRTRAAMSELFAFLGMEIHHVDVASAEALKYACNAFHAVKVTFANEMGRVFAAHGVDSRRVMEIFCEDRKLNIAPSYLRPGFAFGGSCLPKDLRALQSLARMSGVEIPMVGSAMVSNEIAVRAVVDRVLQTGLRSVCMLGLSFKMDTDDLRESPNLEVAERFVGKGLDVRIYDPIVNPDKLVGANLRHLQSKLAHVNRLLAQTPEEALEGAEVVLVSSSDPAALRALAASRPALVIDLHGRLGADVEALESYEGVAW, encoded by the coding sequence ATGAAGGTTGCTGTCTTCGGTCTCGGCTACGTCGGCACGGTCACGGCCGCGGGTCTCGCGTCGCGGGGCCATGACGTCGTCGGCGTGGACGTGGACACCATGAAGGTCGAGGCGATCGCCTCCGGGCACAGCCCCGTGGTGGAGCCGGGCATCGACGAGCTGGTGCGCGACGCGGTCGCCGCCGGCCGCCTGCAGGCCACTACCGACGCGAGGCTCGCGGTCGAGGGTGCGGACGTCTCCCTCGTGTGCGTGGGGACGCCGTCCTCGCCGCGCGGCGACACCGACCTGACCTACATCTCGCGGGCGGTGACCGACCTGCGCGAGGCCATGGAGGTGGCCAGCCCGCCGGCATCCGGCATGCACTCGGTGGTCGTCCGCTCGACGGTGCCGCCCGGCACCGTGGCCGGCGTCGTGGCACCGGTCTTCGACGGCGAGCTGCCGGACGGCTGGGACGTCGGCACGGCCATGTGCCCCGAGTTCCTGCGCGAGGGCTGCGGTGTCGAGGACTTCTTCGCGCCGCCGTTCGTCGTCGTCGGCACGGCCGACACCCGGACCCGCGCGGCGATGAGCGAGCTGTTCGCCTTCCTGGGCATGGAGATCCACCACGTGGACGTCGCATCGGCCGAGGCGCTGAAGTACGCCTGCAACGCCTTCCACGCCGTGAAGGTCACCTTCGCCAACGAGATGGGCCGCGTCTTCGCTGCCCACGGCGTCGACAGCCGCCGCGTCATGGAGATCTTCTGCGAGGACCGCAAGCTCAACATTGCGCCGTCCTACCTGCGCCCCGGCTTCGCCTTCGGCGGCTCGTGCCTGCCGAAGGACCTGCGTGCCCTGCAGAGCCTGGCCCGGATGAGCGGCGTCGAGATCCCGATGGTCGGCTCGGCCATGGTGAGCAACGAGATCGCCGTCCGAGCCGTCGTCGACCGCGTGCTGCAGACCGGCCTGCGCAGCGTCTGCATGCTCGGCCTCAGCTTCAAGATGGACACCGACGACCTGCGCGAGAGCCCCAACCTCGAGGTGGCCGAGCGGTTCGTCGGCAAGGGCCTCGACGTGCGGATCTACGACCCGATCGTTAACCCCGACAAGCTCGTCGGTGCCAACCTGCGCCACCTGCAGAGCAAGCTGGCGCACGTCAACCGGCTCCTGGCGCAGACGCCCGAGGAGGCGCTCGAGGGCGCCGAGGTCGTGCTCGTCTCCTCGTCGGACCCGGCTGCCCTGCGCGCCCTGGCCGCCAGCCGTCCGGCGCTGGTCATCGACCTGCACGGCCGGCTGGGTGCCGACGTGGAGGCGCTGGAGTCCTACGAGGGCGTGGCCTGGTGA
- a CDS encoding lipopolysaccharide biosynthesis protein, whose amino-acid sequence MSVEESTERVGLGRAAASGVLWLAVQKWLVRLSAFATLIVLTHHVSPRDFGVVAAASTFIPIIYLLSDVGFSTYLLQSEDSDRRSLSTAFWTTVVAGAVLSGALWVASPLVGAAFRSEPLVGVLRALILSVVPTVLAGVPLALLRRALRFRAVAVQSLVAAISGQVAAIAVAVSGGGVWALVSQVVVTQWVIAVLAWWSVRWFPGLAFSPQKFRQMAAFGVRVSSVDFVGTARLWAESLVVTVVLGPAAMGQLNVGQRVVQVAQDLAAGSLVPVSTVVFAKVREVPERLAASYLKALGVAYGVVSPLMVLIAVTAPQSIPLVFGSQWTASIVPAQALSVAAVITLGAMVDHGLFYGLGRPGTWLAYAVVIDALTLTTTVVAVRWGLPGVAFGFLVVATVATAARWVLVGRLLGMRPAQVARPFLTALVPTAVTLAVGAVVSTWTSRVSSVWLGLALLAAATVLVNVLMLRLVGGRVLRDALGLLPVPARVTRPVARVLRLEPLDAS is encoded by the coding sequence GTGAGCGTCGAGGAGAGCACGGAACGGGTGGGACTCGGGAGGGCCGCCGCCTCCGGCGTGCTGTGGCTGGCCGTCCAGAAGTGGCTCGTCCGGCTCAGCGCGTTCGCGACGCTGATCGTCCTGACGCACCACGTCTCGCCCCGGGACTTCGGTGTCGTCGCCGCGGCCTCGACGTTCATCCCGATCATCTACCTGCTGTCGGACGTCGGGTTCTCGACCTACCTGCTGCAGAGCGAGGACTCCGACCGCCGCAGCCTGAGCACCGCGTTCTGGACGACGGTGGTGGCGGGCGCCGTCCTGTCGGGCGCGCTCTGGGTCGCCAGCCCGCTCGTGGGCGCCGCCTTCCGGAGCGAGCCCCTCGTCGGGGTGCTGCGCGCCCTCATCCTCTCGGTCGTGCCGACCGTGCTCGCCGGGGTCCCGCTCGCCCTGCTCCGCCGCGCCCTGCGGTTCCGTGCCGTGGCCGTCCAGAGCCTCGTCGCGGCGATCTCGGGGCAGGTCGCCGCGATCGCCGTGGCCGTGTCGGGCGGGGGCGTCTGGGCGCTGGTGTCGCAGGTGGTCGTGACGCAGTGGGTCATCGCCGTGCTCGCCTGGTGGAGCGTGCGGTGGTTCCCCGGCCTGGCGTTCTCGCCGCAGAAGTTCCGGCAGATGGCGGCGTTCGGGGTCCGCGTGTCCAGCGTCGACTTCGTCGGCACGGCCCGGCTGTGGGCCGAGAGCCTCGTGGTGACGGTCGTGCTGGGGCCGGCGGCGATGGGGCAGCTCAACGTCGGCCAGCGCGTCGTGCAGGTCGCCCAGGACCTCGCCGCCGGCTCGCTCGTGCCCGTCTCGACCGTGGTGTTCGCCAAGGTCCGCGAGGTCCCCGAGCGCCTGGCCGCCTCCTACCTCAAGGCGCTCGGTGTCGCGTACGGCGTCGTGTCGCCGCTGATGGTGCTCATCGCCGTGACGGCGCCGCAGTCGATCCCGCTCGTCTTCGGCAGCCAGTGGACGGCGAGCATCGTGCCCGCGCAGGCCCTGTCCGTGGCCGCCGTCATCACCCTCGGTGCGATGGTCGACCACGGACTCTTCTACGGCCTGGGCCGGCCGGGCACGTGGCTCGCGTACGCCGTCGTCATCGACGCGCTGACCCTGACCACCACCGTGGTGGCGGTGCGCTGGGGGCTGCCGGGCGTGGCGTTCGGCTTCCTCGTCGTAGCCACGGTCGCCACGGCGGCACGCTGGGTGCTCGTGGGCCGGCTCCTGGGCATGCGTCCCGCCCAGGTCGCGCGGCCGTTCCTGACGGCCCTGGTCCCGACGGCCGTCACCCTCGCCGTCGGCGCGGTGGTCTCCACCTGGACCTCCCGCGTCTCGTCGGTCTGGCTCGGGCTGGCGCTCCTCGCGGCCGCCACCGTCCTGGTCAACGTGCTGATGCTGCGCCTCGTCGGCGGGCGCGTGCTGCGCGACGCGCTGGGCCTGCTGCCCGTCCCCGCCAGGGTGACGCGGCCCGTGGCCCGGGTGCTCCGGCTGGAGCCGCTGGACGCGTCCTGA
- a CDS encoding glycosyltransferase family 4 protein has product MRVLLSSYQCMPDQGSELGNGWHWARALAELGHEVTVLTQPSHIIRAAAPPGITFLHAACNTSPLARVSHQLGTTHHYLHWQDAAWEFASEWDQAFDVVHHVSWGSLHLGSQLWRLPVPLVYGPIGGGQTAPSGYWRQFGRSWPTEAVRTGITRGLLRWNRRSRDTVRGAAVTLVTNSATAEACRDLGARDVRYMLAEGLPPDWVGVPHDRPVGTPVVLWVGRMLPRKAPLLALHAFAELRRTMPARLVVAGDGPLLDRLRDTVAELGLGDDVEVRGRVPWTQMRPLYDGASVFLFTSLRDSSGSQFLEALGRGLPAVALNHHGIGDLDVGRAAVKVDLPDRPRDLPCLLAAAMAEVVSDPTWAGRSADAVRWASGHNWAAKAAAASAVYRDVVGART; this is encoded by the coding sequence ATGAGGGTCCTGCTGTCGTCCTACCAGTGCATGCCCGACCAGGGCAGCGAGCTCGGCAACGGATGGCACTGGGCCCGGGCCCTGGCCGAGCTCGGCCACGAGGTCACGGTCCTCACGCAGCCGAGCCACATCATCCGGGCAGCAGCACCACCGGGCATCACGTTCCTCCACGCGGCGTGCAACACCTCGCCGCTGGCGCGCGTCTCCCACCAGCTCGGCACCACCCACCACTACCTGCACTGGCAGGACGCCGCGTGGGAGTTCGCCTCCGAGTGGGACCAGGCCTTCGACGTCGTCCACCACGTGTCGTGGGGCTCGCTGCACCTGGGCAGCCAGCTCTGGCGCCTGCCGGTACCCCTCGTCTACGGGCCCATCGGGGGCGGACAGACCGCGCCGTCCGGCTACTGGCGCCAGTTCGGCCGGAGCTGGCCGACCGAGGCGGTCCGGACGGGCATCACGCGCGGGCTGCTGCGGTGGAACCGGCGCAGCCGCGACACGGTGCGCGGCGCTGCCGTCACCCTGGTGACGAACTCCGCGACCGCCGAGGCGTGCCGCGACCTCGGCGCCCGCGACGTGCGGTACATGCTCGCCGAGGGACTGCCACCGGACTGGGTCGGCGTGCCGCACGACCGGCCGGTCGGGACGCCGGTGGTCCTCTGGGTGGGTCGGATGCTGCCGCGCAAGGCACCCCTTCTGGCCCTGCACGCGTTCGCCGAGCTGCGCCGGACCATGCCGGCCCGGCTCGTCGTCGCGGGCGACGGACCACTGCTGGACCGCCTGCGTGACACCGTGGCCGAGCTCGGCCTCGGCGACGACGTCGAGGTGCGCGGGCGCGTGCCGTGGACGCAGATGCGACCGCTGTACGACGGCGCCAGCGTCTTCCTCTTCACGTCGCTGCGCGACTCGTCCGGCTCGCAGTTCCTCGAGGCCCTCGGCCGGGGGCTCCCCGCCGTGGCGCTCAACCACCACGGCATCGGCGACCTCGACGTCGGCCGGGCTGCGGTCAAGGTCGACCTGCCGGACCGGCCCCGGGACCTGCCCTGCCTCCTGGCCGCCGCCATGGCCGAGGTCGTCTCGGACCCCACCTGGGCAGGGCGCAGCGCGGACGCCGTGCGGTGGGCGTCCGGCCACAACTGGGCCGCCAAGGCCGCGGCGGCCTCGGCCGTCTACCGCGACGTGGTCGGAGCCAGGACCTGA
- a CDS encoding DegT/DnrJ/EryC1/StrS family aminotransferase, with product MGAEQRAGVPLVDLSVQHAQVADEVAQGFAEVLSTGDFIGGKAVGAFERAYAEFTGARACVGVGNGTDALELAMRAVGVGPGDEVVLPANTFIATAEAVLRAGGTPVFADVDDDALLLDPASAEAALTGRTRAVVPVDLFGQVAPFEQLPAALAQRGIRVVEDGAQSQGATRHGKAAGTFGDVAATSFYPGKNLGAYGDAGAVLTDDEEVAQAVRLLGAHGSPAKYEHTVVGFNSRLDTLQAVVLSAKLARLRGWNAERRAAAAVYDELLADTDGVRLPTTLEGNDHVWHLYVVRVDRRDEVLRHLQEEGVGAGVHYPTPVHLTPAMGHLGYGPGRFPVAERASQQILSLPLFPGITPSQQERVADVLRQAVRVAP from the coding sequence ATGGGCGCCGAGCAGCGGGCCGGGGTGCCCCTCGTCGACCTGTCGGTGCAGCACGCGCAGGTGGCGGACGAGGTCGCCCAGGGCTTCGCCGAGGTGCTGTCGACCGGTGACTTCATCGGCGGCAAGGCGGTGGGCGCCTTCGAGCGCGCGTATGCCGAGTTCACCGGCGCCCGCGCGTGCGTCGGCGTGGGCAACGGCACCGACGCGCTGGAGCTGGCGATGCGGGCGGTCGGGGTCGGTCCCGGGGACGAGGTCGTCCTGCCGGCCAACACCTTCATCGCCACTGCCGAGGCCGTGCTGCGCGCCGGGGGCACGCCCGTGTTCGCCGACGTCGACGACGACGCGCTGCTGCTCGACCCGGCCTCGGCCGAGGCGGCGCTGACCGGTCGCACCCGGGCCGTCGTGCCCGTCGACCTCTTCGGCCAGGTCGCGCCCTTCGAGCAGCTGCCCGCGGCCCTGGCGCAGCGCGGCATACGCGTCGTCGAGGACGGTGCCCAGTCGCAGGGGGCGACGCGGCACGGGAAGGCCGCCGGGACCTTCGGCGACGTGGCGGCGACGAGCTTCTACCCCGGCAAGAACCTGGGGGCCTACGGCGACGCCGGCGCGGTGCTGACCGACGACGAGGAGGTCGCGCAGGCGGTGCGGCTGCTGGGCGCCCACGGCAGCCCCGCCAAGTACGAGCACACCGTGGTCGGCTTCAACTCCCGGCTCGACACCCTCCAGGCAGTGGTGCTGTCGGCCAAGCTCGCGCGCCTGCGCGGGTGGAACGCCGAGCGACGTGCCGCGGCCGCGGTGTACGACGAGCTGCTCGCCGACACCGACGGCGTGAGGCTGCCGACGACCCTGGAGGGCAACGATCACGTCTGGCACCTCTACGTGGTGCGGGTCGACCGCCGCGACGAGGTCCTGCGCCACCTCCAGGAGGAGGGCGTCGGCGCCGGCGTTCACTACCCGACGCCGGTGCACCTGACCCCCGCCATGGGCCACCTCGGGTACGGACCCGGCCGGTTCCCGGTGGCCGAGCGGGCGTCGCAGCAGATCCTGTCGCTGCCGCTGTTCCCGGGCATCACCCCCAGCCAGCAGGAGCGGGTCGCCGACGTGCTGCGGCAGGCAGTCCGGGTGGCGCCATGA
- a CDS encoding DegT/DnrJ/EryC1/StrS family aminotransferase, whose translation MRPWLDDAEARAAADVVASGWLAQGPRVAQFESAFAARVGVAEGVAVSSCTTALHLALHLLGVGPGDEVVVPSFSFIATANCVRYVGAEPVFADVEALDGNLSVRTVEAVLTDRTRAVVVVDQGGMPADVQPLRELCDARGLALVEDAACAAGSTYRGQPVGVSSALAAWSFHPRKLLTTGEGGMLTTTDAQLAERARRQREHGMSVSAAARHVSRQPVLEQYLEVGFNFRMTDIQAAVGLVQLGKLDAMVARRRELAEAYRAMLADVPGLRTVRDPEWGTSNFQSFWVEFEPGFPLSRNDLLAQLADQGVSARAGIMAAHRQPAYSDHPRGDLTVTERLTDSTLILPMFHTMTEAEQQHVVDCVRGAAGLRAA comes from the coding sequence ATGAGACCGTGGCTCGACGACGCGGAGGCCAGGGCCGCCGCGGACGTCGTCGCCTCCGGGTGGCTGGCCCAGGGGCCCCGGGTGGCCCAGTTCGAGTCGGCCTTCGCCGCCAGGGTCGGCGTGGCCGAGGGCGTGGCGGTGTCGTCGTGCACGACCGCGCTGCACCTCGCCCTGCACCTCCTCGGGGTGGGTCCGGGCGACGAGGTCGTCGTGCCGTCGTTCTCCTTCATTGCCACCGCGAACTGCGTCCGCTACGTCGGCGCCGAGCCGGTGTTCGCCGACGTCGAGGCGCTCGACGGCAACCTCAGCGTGCGCACGGTCGAGGCGGTCCTGACCGACCGGACGAGGGCCGTCGTGGTCGTCGACCAGGGTGGGATGCCGGCCGACGTCCAGCCCCTGCGCGAGCTGTGCGACGCGCGGGGGCTCGCCCTCGTGGAGGACGCCGCCTGCGCCGCGGGCTCGACCTACCGCGGGCAGCCGGTGGGGGTGTCCTCCGCCCTGGCGGCCTGGTCCTTCCACCCGCGCAAGCTGCTCACCACCGGTGAGGGGGGCATGCTCACGACGACCGACGCGCAGCTCGCCGAGCGCGCCCGCCGCCAGCGGGAGCACGGCATGAGCGTGAGCGCCGCCGCCCGCCACGTGAGCAGGCAGCCGGTCCTGGAGCAGTACCTCGAGGTGGGCTTCAACTTCCGCATGACCGACATCCAGGCCGCCGTCGGCCTGGTCCAGCTCGGCAAGCTCGACGCCATGGTCGCCCGCAGGCGCGAGCTCGCCGAGGCCTACCGGGCGATGCTCGCCGACGTCCCGGGGCTGCGCACCGTGCGCGACCCCGAGTGGGGCACCTCGAACTTCCAGTCGTTCTGGGTCGAGTTCGAGCCCGGTTTCCCGTTGTCCCGCAACGACCTCCTGGCCCAGCTCGCCGACCAGGGCGTCTCGGCCCGCGCCGGGATCATGGCCGCCCACCGACAGCCCGCGTACTCCGACCACCCGAGGGGGGACCTCACCGTGACCGAACGGCTCACCGACTCCACGCTCATCCTGCCGATGTTCCACACCATGACCGAGGCCGAGCAGCAGCACGTCGTCGACTGCGTCCGCGGCGCGGCCGGGCTGAGGGCAGCCTGA
- a CDS encoding nucleotidyltransferase family protein, whose amino-acid sequence MKAVLLAAGLGTRLRPVTDAVPKCLVEVAGRTLLDTWLDALAVAGVDEVLVNTHHLADQVAVHVAGRTAGPQVHLSHEPVLLGSAGTLVRNRDFLDGEDMFLVLNADNLTDFDLRLLVDAHRAGGAVATLTVFRTPRPSECGILEVADGRVVGFVEKPASPRSDLANAGMYAFAPEVLDEIPDSLPRDVGFDLLPRLVGRARAVSIGDSWFLDIGTPQALERARAEWGARASA is encoded by the coding sequence ATGAAGGCCGTACTGCTCGCGGCGGGGCTGGGGACCCGACTGCGCCCGGTCACCGACGCCGTCCCCAAGTGCCTCGTCGAGGTCGCGGGGCGAACGCTCCTGGACACCTGGCTCGACGCGTTGGCCGTGGCCGGCGTCGACGAGGTGCTGGTGAACACCCACCACCTGGCCGACCAGGTCGCCGTCCACGTGGCCGGTCGCACCGCGGGCCCGCAGGTGCACCTTTCCCACGAACCCGTCCTGCTCGGCAGTGCCGGCACGCTGGTGCGCAACCGGGACTTCCTCGACGGCGAGGACATGTTCCTCGTCCTCAACGCTGACAACCTCACCGACTTCGACCTCCGCCTGCTGGTCGACGCGCACCGCGCTGGAGGGGCCGTGGCGACCCTGACGGTCTTCCGGACGCCCCGCCCGTCCGAGTGCGGGATCCTCGAGGTGGCCGACGGCCGGGTCGTGGGCTTCGTCGAGAAGCCGGCGTCCCCGCGCAGCGACCTCGCCAACGCCGGCATGTACGCGTTCGCTCCCGAGGTGCTGGACGAGATCCCCGACTCGCTGCCGCGGGACGTGGGCTTCGACCTGCTGCCGCGGCTGGTCGGGCGGGCGCGGGCGGTCTCGATCGGGGACAGCTGGTTCCTCGACATCGGCACGCCACAGGCCCTGGAGCGGGCTCGGGCCGAGTGGGGAGCGAGGGCGAGCGCATGA
- a CDS encoding glycosyltransferase family A protein: protein MSSVSVVIPCYAYGRFLEDAVASVLEDQPGVDVRVLVIDDASPDDSAEVAARIAARDPRVEVRLHRENKGNIATFNEGLMEWADGDYCTLLSADDLAAPGSLRRACDLLDAHPEVGFVYGRAAWFTDGVPTPPARTHLRGESVIRGREWLEHRFRQGENQLTTPEVVVRTSLQHRLGGYDPNLPKAADMELFMRFAAHADVGFLRGVDQALHRRHGTNMSTGVDPLADLVQRRAVFEQVLERYGHRLSGVRNLSTTVHRQLAREALWTAGREYDRGALTRTAAGRVLLRSTGTGTAEERTELLAFAADCWPEVKRFPLYRTLEGGHRLGARDIAFMVRERGRWWARRRAWTHRGY, encoded by the coding sequence ATGAGCTCGGTCAGCGTCGTCATCCCGTGCTACGCGTACGGCCGGTTCCTCGAGGACGCGGTGGCCAGCGTCCTCGAGGACCAGCCGGGCGTCGACGTCCGCGTCCTGGTCATCGACGACGCGTCGCCCGACGACAGCGCCGAGGTCGCCGCCCGGATCGCCGCCCGGGACCCCCGGGTCGAGGTTCGGCTGCACCGGGAGAACAAGGGCAACATCGCGACCTTCAACGAGGGCCTGATGGAGTGGGCGGACGGCGACTACTGCACCCTGCTGTCGGCCGACGACCTGGCCGCCCCCGGGTCGCTGCGCCGGGCCTGCGACCTGCTGGACGCCCACCCCGAGGTCGGCTTCGTCTACGGCAGGGCGGCGTGGTTCACCGACGGTGTCCCGACGCCCCCGGCCCGCACGCACCTGCGCGGCGAGTCCGTCATCCGTGGCAGGGAGTGGCTGGAGCACCGGTTCCGGCAGGGCGAGAACCAGCTCACCACCCCCGAGGTCGTCGTCCGGACCTCGCTGCAGCACCGCCTCGGGGGTTACGACCCGAACCTGCCCAAGGCGGCCGACATGGAGCTGTTCATGCGGTTCGCGGCGCACGCCGACGTCGGGTTCCTCCGCGGGGTCGACCAGGCCCTGCACCGTCGGCACGGCACCAACATGAGCACCGGCGTGGACCCGCTCGCCGACCTCGTGCAGCGCAGGGCCGTCTTCGAGCAGGTGCTCGAGCGCTACGGCCACCGGCTCTCCGGGGTCCGGAACCTGTCGACGACCGTGCACCGCCAGCTCGCCCGGGAGGCCCTCTGGACTGCGGGCCGCGAGTACGACCGCGGCGCCCTGACCCGGACGGCTGCCGGGCGGGTCCTGCTGCGCAGCACCGGGACCGGCACCGCCGAGGAGCGGACCGAGCTGCTCGCGTTCGCCGCAGACTGCTGGCCGGAGGTGAAGCGGTTCCCGCTCTACCGGACCCTGGAGGGCGGCCACCGCCTCGGCGCTCGCGACATCGCCTTCATGGTGCGCGAGCGGGGCCGCTGGTGGGCGCGGCGCAGGGCCTGGACCCACCGCGGCTACTGA